The Polaromonas sp. SP1 DNA window GTCGGGCTTCACGGTGCCTGGCTTGCCGCGCTTTTTGCGCACGACCACCGTGCGCGCCAGCTTGTCATGCCAGCCCTGCTTGCGCGCGTCAAAACCCACCCAGAAGAGGCCCAGGCACAGCGGAATCGCCGAGACAAAGTAGCCGAGGTAGCGGACGATGAGCTGCGTGGCGCCCGGGTTGTTGCCGGTGTTGGCGTCGACGATGCGCACGCCGACGGCCATCTTGCCCGGCGTCGCCTGGCGCGCCAGCCAGAACCAGACCACGGCAATCGCGGGCAACACCCACGAGATCAGGAAATCGGCCGGGCCCTGCACAAAGTCTGTGCTGTCCCAGTACTGGCTGCCGTAGATCGCCGTCAGCACCGGGTAGATCAACACACCCAGGATGATGGTGTCGATGATGGACGCCCAGACACGAATCCAGAAACCGGCGTATTCCACTTGTGAGGATTCCATGTGTGTGCTCCCTTGTGGCAAAAAATCGTTCTTCTTTAGTCAGCCTGGACTGGAACACGCGGGGCTACGGCGCACATCAGCTCGTAACCCACGGTGCCGCCGGCTTGCGCGACTTCATCGATCGGCATCAGGGCGCCGCTGGAGGCCTTGCCCCACAGCGTGACTTCGGTGCCTATGCCCGCCGCCGGCGTGGGCGTGAGGTCGACGGTGAGCATGTCCATGCTGACCCGCCCCACCATGCGGGTGCGCACGCCGCCCACCAACATGGGCGTGCCGGTGCTGCAGTGGCGCGGGTAGCCGTCGCCGTAGCCGCAGGCGACGATGCCGATGCGCAGCGGGCCGTCGGCGGTGAAGCTGGAGCCGTAGCCCACGGTGTCGCCGGCCTTGAGCTCCTGAACGCTGATGATTTTTGCCGACAGCGTCATGGTGGGCTGCAAATCCCACTGGGCCGCACTGTGCTCGGGGAAGTCGGGCGCACTGCCGTACACCAGGATGCCGGGCCGCACCCAGTCGGAGCGGCCGGCCAGCACATCGCCATGGCGCAGGCTGGCGGCGCTGTTGCTGAGGGTGCGCTCGCCTGGCAGGTCGTGCGTGACGGCGTCAAAGGCCTTGAGCGCCGCGGCGATGCCCTTGGGGCCGTCGGCATCACTGAAGTGCGTCATCAGCGAAATTTCATCGACCTGCGGCAACGCGTTCAGGCGCGTCCAGGCGGCGCGGTAGCGCTCGGGGGTAAACCCGAGCCGGTTCATGCCCGAGTTCATCTTGAGGAACACGCGGTGCGGCAGCTGCGTCTTGTGGGCTGCCAGCATGTCGATCTGCTCGTTGCAATGAATCGTGTGCCACAGGCCCAGGCGCGAGCACAGCTCCAGGTCACGCGCGTCAAAACAGCCTTCGAGCAACAAAATGGGGCCGCGCCAGTCCAGCGCGCGCAGGCGCTGCGCCTCGGCCAGGTCCAGCAGGGCAAAACCGTCGGCGCTGCGCAGCGGGTCGAAGACGCGCTCGATGCCGTGGCCGTAGGCATTGGCTTTGACGACCGCCCAGACCTTGGCATCGGGCGCGGCGGCGCGGGCGCGGGACAGGTTGTGGGCAAGCGCTTCGGTGTGGATGGTGGCGAGGATGGGACGTGGCATGG harbors:
- the alr gene encoding alanine racemase encodes the protein MPRPILATIHTEALAHNLSRARAAAPDAKVWAVVKANAYGHGIERVFDPLRSADGFALLDLAEAQRLRALDWRGPILLLEGCFDARDLELCSRLGLWHTIHCNEQIDMLAAHKTQLPHRVFLKMNSGMNRLGFTPERYRAAWTRLNALPQVDEISLMTHFSDADGPKGIAAALKAFDAVTHDLPGERTLSNSAASLRHGDVLAGRSDWVRPGILVYGSAPDFPEHSAAQWDLQPTMTLSAKIISVQELKAGDTVGYGSSFTADGPLRIGIVACGYGDGYPRHCSTGTPMLVGGVRTRMVGRVSMDMLTVDLTPTPAAGIGTEVTLWGKASSGALMPIDEVAQAGGTVGYELMCAVAPRVPVQAD
- a CDS encoding RDD family protein; translated protein: MESSQVEYAGFWIRVWASIIDTIILGVLIYPVLTAIYGSQYWDSTDFVQGPADFLISWVLPAIAVVWFWLARQATPGKMAVGVRIVDANTGNNPGATQLIVRYLGYFVSAIPLCLGLFWVGFDARKQGWHDKLARTVVVRKKRGKPGTVKPDEQWPE